The DNA region GCGCTCGTGCCACTCACGGTGAGTCTTATACGACGACGCGCAGCCTCGCTAATGTGATTGCGTGTATTGTCAAAGCAAACAGTTGGGATTAATGTATTGTTATGGCAACCGTATCAGAAATTTAGAAATTTTTCCATTTTCAATATTCCGAATTGGATGCCTGGAATTCAAGATGTTTCACACTGATCATGCACATGGTTTGCAATTTCAGATGCCTTTGCCCTTTTTACACACATTCACATTTAAGGTTCTTGCAGGTAGGGAGCGCCTGTGCTTATCATCACGCAGGCCTATTCTTTGCCAAACGCTATTTTATTATCTTGGCAGCGGCAGTCCTTGTGATCACTTGGCTCAATCTGAGGTAAAATTTTTTTTTAATAAAACATCGTTTTCAATGTGATGCCGATTTCTCGAAAATGGACTTAGACTTATCGTATCTATTAGCTGAAAAACGTAGAATGGAGATTCCAGAAGTCTAAGTCCTTTGTTTGACTTCATTGCAGCAATGATGTCTTTGATTCGGATACTGGGGCtgacaagaacaagaaagaATCTGTTGTTAACATTATTGGCAGGTACTGTGCACATGTTTCAGAGATAACATTATAAATCGCTTGAAGGGTTTGTTTTAGAAGTGACGCAGCTTGATGTTAAGATGTAAAATCTGACCATGCAGTCGAGCAGTGACACAAAATGCTGCAAATGTTTCTCTTTTCCTCGGCTTTGCTGGGCTATTTTGGGCCTTTGCGGAAGCCGGTGATGCTAGATTCATCTTCCTGGTGACGTGTGCAATCTTCTGTGGTTATGTTTATCAGGTAGTAATATCTCGTTCCTGCCTTTCAAGGAACTCGTGTATATCTAAATGTTCTGTGTCATTAGTCAGACCATATACGCACTTGCCTCTTCGTATTTGACTTTGAGTTCTTGAACACATGGTAGTATTTAAACCATGTGTTACTATTCAAGGAGCAACTGTAATAGTTGCACTGTTTACTTTCATTATTCTGACTATGTGCGATTTCTCAGTGTCCTCCATTTCGATTAAGCTACCAAGGACTAGGTGAGCCTTTATGTTTTGCTGCTTTTGGTCCATTGGCAACCACAGCTTTCTACTTCTCAAGCAGCAATGTAAATATTTCAAGGTAATATCAATAAGTTCCCCAAACATCAATTGTTGCAGTACAACATAATTAAAGATAATATTAATTCACTTGAAATTCAGTCTAATTGGTTTCTCTTGAAATTCTGTAATACGTCAGCGGAACAGCACTGCTCCCTCTCACCAAAACAGTTATAGCTTCATCAGTCCTTGTTGGGTTGACAACTACTTTGATACTCTTCTGCAGCCATTTTCATCAGGTAAAATTCTGACTTGACATAAAAATGCCCATTGTAGTGTTGCACTATCACTTCGATATCTATGGACAAAATCCTTACAGCAGATATCCCCTTATATTCTATAGATTGATGGAGATCTTGCTGTTGGGAAGATGTCTCCCCTGGTAATTGTTCTATCTCGAGATTTTCAAGTTCTAAATTGCTTAGGCACTTGTTACTCGCCTCTGTTTTTATTTAACCATAACAAGGGTTGTTTGTATGTGAATTTGCAAACAGGTAAGAGTTGGCACTGAAGCAGGATCACGAATAGTGATGGTTGCTATTGCCATGCTTTACATTCTCTTGGCAGCATTTGGCGTATGCAAAGCTCTTCCATCAGCTTGCACTGTAAGCTACTGAACCATAGTGCTTCACAGAGTCTTTTGCAGGGTGCTTCAAATATTGACCCATGAACATCTACCTCAACCATCACTGCAAATATTTCAGGTCCTTTGTGCCCTTACTCTACCAGTGGGCAAATTGGTTGTGGATTATGTGCTGAAAAATCACGAGGTGAatatatttctcttctcatcAGCCTTTCTCTGAAAAATGAAGCCGTTTTGCACTGATGCAGTTTGAGATTGCGCCTTCAGGACAATGCTAAGATTTTCATGGCGAAGTACTACTGTGTGCGACTGCACGCTCTGTTTGGGATGGCGCTGGCTTGTGGTTTGGTCTTGTCCCGGAATGGTATACTAGCCTGACAGATGAGCAACCCAGAAATCCATGAGAGGATCCAGAGCAGAGAGCTGCACCGCACCACCCACAGCCTTCCATTGCGTTCTGAACTTCTGATTCAGCGACAGAACAGACTGAACGCTGAGAATGGGTGCAGTACTGAACTGGGGCAGATCTGCCAAGAAATGGAGAGGAAATGCCAGGGAGGTACTCAATGTCCACTGGGCCGTATTGGACGGCAAGTCGCTGTTGCTGCTTGAGTGAACGAGGAGGTTCCGACGTTTGGTGCCTGTGAGTTGGCTTGCTTCAGCATCCGGTTTTTGCCCAAGTTGCACGTCTTCTACGCTTTGACCGGCTCGGCTGGCTCATGCACGGTCAGGTTGCCGTTGCACATATAGCCGTATAGGAGGATCCCAATATGAATTGAATTCCAAGCCAGGACGAGTCATGTTCAAGCATTACTTCTCTGTACAAACGTACCAACTGGCCATGTAGATATGTGGGGATTTCACACGCCGCTGTCTCTCACATTTTGCCTTCCTTGGTTGGTGGTTAGCTAGCTACCGTGCAGGGTTTGTAATTGCAATGTCTTGTTTCATCTCTTTGTCCGGACAAGTAAACAATGTTAATACAACCAAACATGTAAAACAAAATGCAAATACGCAGTCATCTTGAGAGAAGAC from Panicum hallii strain FIL2 chromosome 9, PHallii_v3.1, whole genome shotgun sequence includes:
- the LOC112875661 gene encoding 2-carboxy-1,4-naphthoquinone phytyltransferase, chloroplastic isoform X1; translation: MPLAGIALAPLLVSPLAPSPRRGSVATAAARRPSALRRARCSAAAASGESGEAGELPRATLLWRAAKLPIYSVALVPLTVGSACAYHHAGLFFAKRYFIILAAAVLVITWLNLSNDVFDSDTGADKNKKESVVNIIGSRAVTQNAANVSLFLGFAGLFWAFAEAGDARFIFLVTCAIFCGYVYQCPPFRLSYQGLGEPLCFAAFGPLATTAFYFSSSNVNISSGTALLPLTKTVIASSVLVGLTTTLILFCSHFHQIDGDLAVGKMSPLVRVGTEAGSRIVMVAIAMLYILLAAFGVCKALPSACTVLCALTLPVGKLVVDYVLKNHEDNAKIFMAKYYCVRLHALFGMALACGLVLSRNGILA
- the LOC112875661 gene encoding 2-carboxy-1,4-naphthoquinone phytyltransferase, chloroplastic isoform X2, whose translation is MPLAGIALAPLLVSPLAPSPRRGSVATAAARRPSALRRARCSAAAASGESGEAGELPRATLLWRAAKLPIYSVALVPLTVGSACAYHHAGLFFAKRYFIILAAAVLVITWLNLSNDVFDSDTGADKNKKESVVNIIGSRAVTQNAANVSLFLGFAGLFWAFAEAGDARFIFLVTCAIFCGYVYQCPPFRLSYQGLGEPLCFAAFGPLATTAFYFSSSNVNISSGTALLPLTKTVIASSVLVGLTTTLILFCSHFHQIDGDLAVGKMSPLVRVGTEAGSRIVMVAIAMLYILLAAFGVCKALPSACTVLCALTLPVGKLVVDYVLKNHEFEIAPSGQC